The following are encoded in a window of Brevibacillus ruminantium genomic DNA:
- a CDS encoding AAA family ATPase translates to MEIQKQSIMKAIKFLFPETQLFSLVRQEGFFAKKEPVVKPPKAQKSVKSVQSSQTQKAAGPSDQADNSTFEGSVTAETIKQSTLSTPSSSRQSRKKRNAGNTPQYLIKDATWSAKELDQIFQDAENEVNRYVIGQKPFITDLMAAFKQGFINGRKDKPRNVILLAGAAGTGKKTALDALVTEMFIHKLTASPIVADIDLSRYEEDEISGNFILDMASAFQELEGTVMFRGIKEADSSILSLVSQLVTEGSFRTKEGVRVSASGYFLVFYLDHAVTGGSEYGQIPAELASQVPIPILQGIQAAAISSTVDKETMQQIAKNLLDKALLDLATDTQTTFVVSPRVYEVLAGMATTNKTFGEAVHHWIEKELIAVVSNLRARNEIRRNDKVKIKFENDSFCVETRSIEVPIRALSFARKESVDDVLAELNELTGLESVKMFVKELIKTVQVNKIRARDGGSSVAMALHMVYTGNPGTGKTTVARLIARILKAMELLPQGQLVEVSRQDLVGQYVGSTAPKTMAKVNEALGGVLFIDEAYTLARSDHDTFGLEAIDTIVKAMEDHRDNLVVVLAGYTQEMEGFLRTNPGLRSRFPFIVEFPDYKPADMLEIMLRMANAKGFRIDPDIYDGLTELFDQKQIPGRNDSGNGRLVRNLFEEAVRKQATRLVESSSEEDADLQLLTGADFGIGERAAFNLEGELAGIVGLDKIKAFVRTLEKQMIVDRRRKEAGIQVDTGQMINMIFSGNPGTGKTTMARLLASMFRSMGYLKKGHLVEVDRSDLVAEYSGQTAAKTKQVVESALGGVLFIDEAYALAQDGGGGFGKEAIDMLVRLIELHKNNLVVILAGYTEDMEKFLQVNPGMSSRFPLHIEFPDYTAEEMELISTIMVKARGFTMAEGVAEQLRGYFDKKQIPGKKDVGNGRLVRNTIEEAIRMQAERLADHPEIETDKLNELIAEDFGLSTTGEGASPSVNALGELDTIIGLDAVKDFVRSISAQIEVAKRREELGLPRATAQTLHMVFKGNPGTGKTTIARILARHFKDLGVIKADTLVETDRSGLVAGYVGQTALKTREVIERALGGVLFVDEAYALAEGDQFGQEAIDTLVKAMDDYRDRLIVILAGYDQDMERFLDRNAGLRSRFPNIITFPDYSAEEMLQIAQVLVEKQGYILVPEAEEKLLSLFRSYESDTTAGNGRLVRNMIEKAFRSHALRISKKANATTEELSMLMPEDFEG, encoded by the coding sequence ATGGAGATCCAAAAACAATCAATCATGAAAGCAATCAAGTTTCTCTTCCCGGAAACGCAATTATTTAGCTTGGTTCGACAAGAAGGGTTTTTTGCGAAGAAGGAGCCCGTCGTCAAACCACCGAAGGCGCAAAAATCGGTGAAATCGGTTCAATCATCGCAGACTCAAAAGGCAGCGGGACCTTCCGATCAAGCGGATAACAGTACGTTTGAGGGCTCCGTTACTGCGGAGACTATCAAACAAAGTACGCTATCTACTCCATCCTCCAGCAGACAATCCCGTAAAAAACGGAATGCCGGGAATACTCCTCAGTACTTGATCAAAGATGCCACTTGGTCAGCAAAAGAACTGGATCAAATATTCCAGGATGCAGAGAATGAAGTAAATCGCTATGTCATTGGACAAAAGCCTTTTATTACCGATTTGATGGCGGCATTTAAGCAAGGATTCATCAACGGACGCAAGGATAAGCCGCGAAATGTGATTTTGCTGGCAGGAGCTGCGGGCACCGGAAAGAAGACTGCGCTTGACGCTCTGGTAACAGAGATGTTTATTCACAAACTGACAGCTTCGCCGATCGTGGCGGATATTGATCTCAGCCGCTACGAAGAGGATGAGATCTCGGGCAATTTTATTCTCGATATGGCCTCGGCTTTTCAAGAGCTGGAGGGCACGGTCATGTTTCGCGGGATCAAGGAGGCAGACTCCTCTATACTCAGCTTAGTCTCACAGCTTGTGACAGAAGGCAGCTTTCGAACCAAAGAAGGGGTGCGGGTCAGCGCATCGGGCTACTTCCTAGTCTTTTATCTCGATCATGCTGTCACAGGGGGCAGCGAGTATGGACAGATTCCTGCTGAGCTTGCGAGTCAGGTGCCCATCCCGATCCTGCAAGGCATTCAAGCAGCGGCAATCTCTTCCACGGTTGATAAGGAAACGATGCAGCAAATCGCCAAAAATTTGTTGGACAAGGCACTTTTAGACCTTGCCACTGACACGCAAACGACGTTTGTCGTCAGCCCGAGGGTGTATGAAGTGCTCGCTGGGATGGCCACGACCAATAAAACTTTCGGAGAAGCTGTCCATCACTGGATTGAAAAGGAATTGATTGCAGTTGTATCAAATCTTCGTGCGCGAAACGAGATTCGCCGGAACGACAAGGTAAAGATCAAGTTCGAGAACGATTCTTTTTGTGTGGAGACACGGTCTATCGAGGTGCCGATCAGGGCTCTTTCCTTCGCCCGCAAAGAGTCCGTTGATGATGTCCTGGCCGAGCTGAATGAGCTGACCGGCTTGGAATCCGTGAAAATGTTCGTGAAAGAGCTGATCAAAACGGTCCAGGTGAACAAGATTCGGGCAAGAGATGGCGGAAGTTCTGTAGCGATGGCGCTGCATATGGTGTACACCGGAAATCCAGGGACAGGCAAAACGACAGTAGCCCGTCTCATCGCCCGCATCCTCAAGGCAATGGAGCTGCTTCCGCAGGGACAGCTTGTCGAGGTATCCAGACAGGATCTTGTCGGACAGTACGTGGGCTCAACCGCACCCAAAACGATGGCAAAGGTGAACGAAGCATTGGGCGGCGTACTGTTTATCGACGAGGCCTATACGCTTGCCCGCAGTGATCACGATACATTTGGTCTGGAAGCGATCGACACGATCGTCAAAGCCATGGAAGATCATCGCGACAATCTGGTGGTTGTCTTGGCTGGATATACACAAGAGATGGAAGGCTTTCTGCGCACAAACCCCGGTTTGCGCTCGAGATTTCCCTTCATCGTGGAATTCCCCGATTACAAGCCTGCTGACATGCTGGAGATTATGCTCCGGATGGCAAATGCCAAGGGCTTCCGGATTGATCCGGACATTTACGACGGGCTGACGGAGCTATTTGATCAGAAACAAATTCCTGGCCGTAATGACAGTGGAAACGGGCGGCTTGTCCGCAATTTGTTCGAGGAGGCTGTCCGCAAGCAAGCCACGCGACTGGTCGAATCCTCTTCCGAAGAAGATGCAGATCTGCAACTGCTCACGGGAGCAGATTTCGGGATTGGCGAGCGGGCTGCGTTCAATCTGGAGGGAGAGCTTGCTGGCATCGTTGGACTGGACAAGATCAAAGCCTTCGTCAGAACGCTGGAAAAACAAATGATTGTGGATCGCAGGAGAAAGGAAGCCGGTATCCAGGTAGATACGGGGCAGATGATCAACATGATCTTTTCCGGAAATCCTGGCACAGGGAAAACGACGATGGCCCGTCTTTTGGCGAGCATGTTCCGCTCGATGGGGTATTTGAAAAAAGGGCATCTGGTTGAGGTGGATCGCTCTGATTTGGTGGCGGAATACAGCGGACAGACGGCAGCGAAAACCAAGCAGGTCGTAGAATCGGCCCTCGGCGGCGTCTTGTTCATCGACGAGGCATATGCCCTTGCCCAGGATGGCGGAGGGGGCTTTGGCAAAGAAGCGATCGATATGCTCGTTCGCTTGATCGAGCTGCACAAAAACAATCTGGTCGTGATCTTGGCTGGCTATACGGAAGATATGGAAAAGTTTCTCCAGGTCAATCCGGGGATGTCATCCCGTTTTCCGCTGCACATTGAATTTCCGGATTACACAGCCGAGGAAATGGAGCTGATTTCCACCATTATGGTAAAGGCGCGCGGATTTACCATGGCGGAAGGAGTAGCCGAACAGCTGCGAGGGTATTTTGACAAAAAGCAAATTCCCGGCAAAAAGGACGTTGGAAATGGACGGCTTGTCCGCAATACGATCGAAGAGGCAATTCGGATGCAGGCGGAGCGGTTGGCTGATCATCCCGAGATTGAGACGGATAAACTGAATGAGCTGATCGCAGAGGATTTTGGTTTATCGACTACAGGAGAAGGAGCCAGCCCCAGCGTGAATGCACTTGGTGAACTGGATACCATTATTGGTCTTGATGCAGTCAAGGATTTTGTCAGAAGCATTTCAGCCCAGATCGAAGTGGCGAAGCGGCGGGAGGAGCTTGGTCTGCCAAGGGCTACCGCTCAGACCCTCCACATGGTGTTTAAAGGAAACCCTGGAACCGGAAAAACAACGATTGCCCGCATTTTGGCCCGCCATTTCAAAGATTTGGGCGTGATCAAAGCCGATACACTAGTCGAAACGGATCGCTCTGGACTGGTCGCTGGCTATGTTGGCCAGACTGCGCTGAAAACGCGGGAAGTGATCGAACGAGCCCTCGGCGGTGTCTTGTTTGTCGATGAGGCGTATGCGCTGGCAGAGGGAGATCAGTTCGGTCAGGAAGCAATCGATACGCTCGTGAAGGCGATGGATGATTATCGCGATCGGCTCATCGTGATTTTGGCCGGCTACGATCAAGACATGGAGCGTTTCCTCGATCGGAACGCGGGACTTCGGTCCAGATTTCCCAACATCATCACGTTCCCTGACTATTCGGCGGAGGAGATGCTGCAAATCGCGCAAGTATTGGTAGAGAAACAGGGATACATTTTAGTGCCCGAGGCGGAGGAGAAACTGCTTTCCTTATTCAGGAGCTACGAATCAGATACGACGGCAGGGAATGGGCGACTCGTACGGAACATGATCGAAAAGGCGTTTCGAAGCCATGCGCTGCGCATAAGCAAGAAGGCCAATGCGACAACCGAGGAGCTATCTATGCTGATGCCGGAAGATTTTGAAGGGTAA
- a CDS encoding LLM class flavin-dependent oxidoreductase has translation MEIGISTFVETTPDVKTGEVISHAQRLREVVEEIVLADQVGLDVFGVGEHHRKDYAASSPAVVLAAAASQTKRIRLTSAVTVLSSADPVRVFQDFATLDGISNGRAEIMAGRGSFIESFPLFGYDLQDYDELFDEKLELLLKLCISEKVSWSGKHRPAIHNLGVYPRPVQNPLPVWIGSGGTPESAIRAGLLGLPLVLAIIGGRPLQFAPLVQLYKRAAAQAGHDVSKLSVASHSHGFIAEDAQLAADQFFPSTQQVMNVIGRERGWGHYDRHSFDAARSFEGALYVGDPETVAKKIIHLRQHVGITRFMLHVPVGTMPHDQVMKAIELLGTKVAPLVREEVSKWEAMQ, from the coding sequence GTGGAGATCGGAATCAGTACGTTTGTAGAAACGACGCCGGATGTGAAAACAGGCGAGGTGATCAGTCATGCACAGCGTTTGCGTGAAGTGGTGGAGGAAATCGTGCTGGCGGACCAGGTAGGGCTGGATGTGTTTGGTGTAGGCGAGCATCATCGCAAAGATTATGCGGCATCTTCTCCGGCTGTGGTACTGGCCGCAGCTGCATCGCAGACGAAACGAATCCGGCTGACAAGTGCGGTCACGGTGCTCTCATCCGCCGATCCCGTACGCGTATTTCAGGATTTTGCGACGCTGGACGGCATTTCGAACGGACGGGCCGAGATTATGGCAGGCCGCGGGTCTTTCATCGAGTCTTTTCCCCTGTTTGGCTACGATCTGCAAGACTACGATGAGCTGTTTGATGAGAAGCTGGAGCTGTTGTTGAAGCTTTGCATATCGGAGAAAGTGAGCTGGAGCGGCAAGCATCGGCCGGCGATTCACAATCTCGGGGTGTACCCCCGCCCGGTGCAGAATCCTTTGCCTGTGTGGATCGGCAGCGGCGGTACGCCGGAATCGGCAATTCGCGCAGGTCTGCTTGGATTGCCGCTCGTTTTGGCGATTATTGGAGGCAGGCCGCTGCAGTTTGCGCCGCTTGTACAGCTTTATAAGAGAGCGGCAGCGCAGGCCGGCCATGACGTATCGAAGCTGTCGGTGGCATCGCATTCCCATGGCTTTATCGCGGAGGACGCGCAGTTGGCCGCGGATCAATTTTTCCCTTCAACCCAGCAGGTGATGAATGTGATTGGGCGAGAGCGGGGATGGGGGCATTACGACCGACACAGCTTTGACGCTGCCCGAAGCTTTGAAGGAGCGCTGTACGTTGGCGACCCGGAAACCGTCGCGAAGAAAATCATTCACCTTCGCCAGCACGTCGGGATTACTCGCTTCATGCTCCACGTGCCAGTTGGAACCATGCCGCATGATCAGGTTATGAAAGCGATTGAGCTGTTGGGGACGAAGGTAGCGCCGCTTGTTCGGGAGGAAGTCTCCAAGTGGGAAGCCATGCAGTAA
- a CDS encoding amino acid ABC transporter ATP-binding protein has product MDTIIEIKHVHKSYGAHEVLKDIDFSVKKGEVVTIIGSSGSGKSTLLRCINLLEKPSGGEIIYKGENILDDKHDIFAYRRHLGMVFQQFNLFYNHDVLSNCVVGQVKVLKRSREEAEKVAMKFLKIVGMDKYINAKPNQLSGGQKQRVAIARALSMEPDVVLFDEPTSALDPEMVGEVLKVMKELAESGLTMLIVTHEMEFAKEVSDRVVFMDKGVIAEEGPPEQIFNHPTQERTREFLKRTLKSS; this is encoded by the coding sequence ATGGACACGATCATTGAGATTAAGCATGTACACAAATCCTATGGGGCTCATGAAGTATTGAAGGACATCGATTTTTCCGTGAAAAAAGGAGAGGTCGTGACGATCATTGGTTCCTCGGGCTCGGGTAAATCGACTCTTCTTCGTTGCATCAATCTGTTGGAAAAGCCAAGCGGCGGGGAAATCATCTATAAGGGAGAAAATATTCTCGACGACAAGCATGACATTTTCGCATACCGCCGCCATCTCGGCATGGTTTTCCAGCAATTTAACCTGTTTTATAATCACGACGTTTTAAGCAATTGTGTGGTCGGGCAGGTAAAAGTCTTGAAACGTTCCCGGGAAGAAGCGGAAAAAGTAGCCATGAAGTTTTTGAAAATCGTGGGGATGGACAAATATATCAACGCCAAACCCAATCAATTATCGGGCGGGCAAAAACAACGTGTGGCGATTGCCAGGGCGCTTTCCATGGAGCCGGATGTGGTGCTGTTTGACGAGCCGACATCCGCGCTCGACCCGGAGATGGTGGGAGAGGTTCTGAAAGTGATGAAGGAGCTGGCCGAGTCAGGATTGACCATGCTCATCGTCACGCATGAGATGGAATTTGCCAAGGAAGTATCGGACCGCGTGGTATTCATGGACAAAGGGGTCATTGCGGAAGAAGGACCCCCGGAGCAAATTTTCAATCATCCCACACAAGAGAGGACAAGGGAATTCCTCAAACGTACGTTGAAAAGCTCCTGA